From Antennarius striatus isolate MH-2024 chromosome 14, ASM4005453v1, whole genome shotgun sequence, the proteins below share one genomic window:
- the LOC137607471 gene encoding zinc finger protein 516-like: protein METEEREEASPNSTAETDEVAISGHACGICGRSFPLLSSLSQHMRRHTGEKPYKCPYCDHRAAQKGSLKAHIRSHKLGLLGHDLRDADGALDVPETLEPSEIVSTPQKSHAVNGKVKKKGTKKKNRDGVEDGDEDDGVSCTCSVCGQVFSQVLLLKSHMKRHRSSQDYGCRICGRRFRQAWFLQSHMRIHKAQLRGDRSNEPPITINGVPQDAASLVNDECLYELCGGCGNFFSDCRALRLHEKLHKLNHGCHQTQKIRQEQFEMSETDADKRHFLEGLDLMCVGPKRVSEEKSLGRRIPALDPVCSYQAWQLATRGRLAEVTEKGHGWEERLADAEVAYDVEKGEYVPLKPDRKRKPADASSAYGKKIKGDAYLDRTQGGDKPLCQKDRILLNGLGHAFYEVLQTRTAKDVGLAAEQANIVRSREQEDKTTHFCHHCDFHASDASAFGSHLLLQHQDVLGSLSKHRYTDYLRSRSVMLSQPYWNPYTCLPSHTSTEPIVTGADVKGQRPQPDDAESLLNLSSAGEGHAAVNHVVQTKGLVRHQCPYCAHTSSYPEVLWIHQRLAHKVDASSSVAPKWAPYINNPKSLRSSVNQWRRTGPPPFLEGKDCPVFPAPRSQRTVPPEYAIHKGSKHAAPKGQSGVVKSKHQPKESGSDETVGVLPHKKCGEEKRAKDSESKRSGRRAMPSRILVPRKSTAGYRVACQPKPTAHPSAGEANFPQEGLGFMLARKHGAAPSNPTADGPPPRRQSWDSSSSPAGPDLWASVNMWDHKAYFDSLRFAQGKNDPAGDTPMDVNILSLLKHYSPHDPAGLYQHWGFVDPRMDPQALLQFNGNYGKEVGSASDASKQVSSHSSSPSGSLHKGT from the exons ATGGAGactgaagagagagaggaggcgtCGCCGAACTCGACGGCGGAGACGGACGAAGTGGCGATCTCCGGCCACGCCTGTGGGATCTGCGGGCGAAGCTTTCCTCTCCTGAGCTCTCTGTCCCAGCACATGAGGAGACACACGGGGGAGAAGCCGTACAAGTGTCCCTACTGCGACCACAGGGCGGCGCAGAAGGGCAGCTTGAAGGCCCACATCCGCAGCCACAAGCTGGGCCTGCTGGGCCACGATCTGAGAGACGCGGACGGAGCCCTAGACGTCCCCGAAACGCTCGAGCCCTCCGAAATTGTCAGCACGCCACAGAAAAGTCACGCCGTCAATGGGAAGGTGAAGAAGAAAGGtacgaagaagaaaaacagggacGGCGTTGAGGACGGCGACGAAGACGACGGCGTTTCCTGCACCTGCAGCGTTTGCGGTCAAGTTTTCTCTCAGGTGTTGCTCCTCAAGTCGCACATGAAACGCCACCGCAGCTCCCAGGATTACGGGTGTCGGATCTGCGGACGCCGCTTCCGCCAGGCGTGGTTCCTCCAGAGTCACATGCGCATCCACAAAGCGCAGCTGCGAGGAGACAGAAGCAACGAGCCGCCGATCACCATCAACGGGGTTCCCCAGGACGCGGCGTCGCTGGTGAACGACGAGTGCCTCTACGAGCTCTGCGGCGGCTGCGGGAACTTCTTCTCGGACTGCAGGGCGCTGCGTTTGCACGAAAAGCTGCACAAATTGAACCACGGCTGTCATCAGACGCAAAAAATACGTCAAGAACAGTTTGAAATGTCGGAGACGGACGCCgataaaagacattttctgGAAGGTTTGGACCTCATGTGTGTCGGTCCAAAGAGAGTCTCTGAGGAAAAGAGTCTTGGCAGGCGGATTCCAGCGCTCGATCCAGTTTGCAGCTACCAGGCGTGGCAGttggccactagggggcgaCTAGCCGAGGTCACAGAGAAAGGTCACGGATGGGAGGAACGGCTCGCTGACGCCGAAGTGGCATACGACGTGGAGAAGGGCGAGTATGTACCCCTGAAGCccgacaggaagaggaagccggCGGACGCCTCCAGTGCTTACGGTAAGAAGATAAAAGGCGACGCCTACCTCGACCGGACTCAAGGGGGCGACAAGCCGCTCTGCCAGAAGGATCGCATCCTGTTGAACGGACTGGGTCACGCGTTTTACGAGGTGCTGCAGACGAGGACGGCCAAAGACGTTGGGCTGGCGGCGGAACAGGCGAACATCGTGAGGAGCAGAGAGCAGGAGG ATAAAACAACACACTTCTGTCATCACTGTGATTTCCACGCCAGCGACGCCTCGGCGTTCGGGTcccacctgctgctgcagcaccaGGACGTCCTGGGTTCCCTCAGCAAACACAGATACACGGACTACCTCAGGAGCAGGAGCGTGATGCTGAGTCAGCCGTACTGGAACCCGTACACGTGTCTGCCGAGCCACACCTCCACAGAGCCCATCGTCACAGGTGCTgatgtcaaaggtcagaggCCGCAGCCCGACGACGCTGAAAGCCTCCTGAACCTGTCCTCAGCGGGTGAAGGACACGCCGCGGTGAATCACGTGGTGCAAACCAAAGGCCTGGTGAGGCATCAGTGCCCGTACTGCGCCCACACCAGCAGCTACCCAGAGGTGCTGTGGATCCATCAGCGGCTCGCACACAAAGTGGACGCCAGCAGCTCGGTGGCGCCCAAGTGGGCGCCGTACATCAACAACCCCAAGAGCTTAAGGTCAAGCGTGAACCAGTGGAGACGCACCGGACCGCCGCCGTTCCTGGAAGGTAAGGACTGCCCGGTTTTTCCTGCGCCGAGGAGCCAGCGCACGGTGCCTCCAGAATACGCCATCCACAAGGGCAGCAAGCACGCGGCCCCCAAGGGCCAATCAGGAGTCGTCAAGTCCAAGCATCAGCCAAAGGAGTCTGGTTCTGATGAGACCGTGGGAGTCCTACCTCACAAGAAATGTGGTGAAGAGAAGCGGGCGAAAGACAGTGAAAGCAAGCGCTCCGGTCGCCGGGCGATGCCGTCCAGGATTCTGGTTCCCAGGAAGAGCACGGCTGGATACCGGGTCGCGTGTCAGCCCAAACCCACGGCCCACCCGTCTGCAGGAGAAGCAAACTTCCCTCAGGAGGGTCTGGGTTTCATGTTGGCCAGAAAACACGGCGCCGCTCCATCCAACCCCACCGCGGACGGACCCCCACCCCGCAGGCAGTCGTGGGACTCCTCCTCCAGCCCGGCGGGTCCCGATCTGTGGGCGTCCGTCAACATGTGGGATCACAAGGCGTATTTCGACTCGCTGCGTTTCGCTCAGGGAAAAAACGACCCGGCGGGGGACACGCCGATGGACGTGAATATTTTAAGCCTCCTGAAACACTACAGCCCCCACGACCCGGCGGGTCTCTACCAGCACTGGGGGTTCGTCGATCCCAGGATGGATCCACAAG cGCTGCTGCAGTTCAACGGAAATTACGGGAAAGAAGTCGGTTCCGCCTCTGACGCTTCTAAACAA GTGAGCAGCCACTCCAGTTCACCCTCAGGATCTCTCCACAAAGGAACGTAA